The segment CTCTAAGTAAACTTAATTTTACCTTTCCCCCATTCAACAAGTAACTTGTAAGATATTGTTTGTGCTTATTTGCATGTaagtattttctctctctcctgtccggTCTCTCCATTTCTGATTTCACATCCAGCCTGATAGTTTGACTCAAGCTATTACACCATTTTAAACATTCTGAGACTTTTATTCCCagccctttctctccctcacacatacacacattacttTATGATTTATATCGCACCACCACTAACCATGTATATTTAAACTCACCTGGATCTGTTCAGCGTTTCGCTGTGGATCGCCCCTGTCATGAGGTGTTTTTCAGTCAATGACTTTCATTTGTGTTCCTCCACGTTGCGCTCAAAACAATTTACCCCCACTTTGCTCTCGTACACATCATCAGGGAATTGCCTTGCACGGTCTTCAGCAGCAATTTTTGCTGGTAAATGTGAAGCGTTCGTGTCGGACGTGGTTATTTGTTTACGGCTAAAACAAGGGCGTGAGTTTGGTGGCGCATGGCTCGGCGTTGTTGGTAAAACTCCATGCAAAAAAGTGATGATCAGTCAAAAGTGTTGTGGTAATTGGATGAAACTGCAAGGTTGCTCAGAATTTGCAGGCATCGGATTAATTTGCGTCACTTGTCATCATATCTCTCAAAATCTGAGAGTGGTGGTGTTAAAGGTACAGTATGTAAAAAAATTGCAGAGGTGACTAAAGAAAgcaccctttagactcaactccAAAAAACATGGACTAAGCAGTTAGTGTGTCAGCGGGCATGCGGTGTGCACCGTGTAAACTCCATCACATGATGTGCTTGTTCCacttttgtcagttgagtcttaaGGGTTCTCACTTCAGTCAGCCATGGTGCATTGTGCACCTTTCATTTCCGTTATAAATATCTCATCTTCCACTGTAGTTTAAAAAGACTGTGGTGAATCTATATTTTGCATTCCACTTcaaaatgcatgtgcacacacgcacacgcacgcacgcacacacacacacacgcgcacacacacacacaaagactctCTCCCTTCCTTATGGATGCTTTCCTCATAGGCTAGCTGTTGCTGACTTTCTGTAATGAAAGCACCAGCTGTGGTTTGggtgactgactgtgtgtgtgtgtgtgtgtgtgtgtgtgggcagatcCTTGCTCTGCAGGCTGTGCATCTGGTAATTATGAGTCTGCTGCATCCTGAGTGATGGCAAGCATGTATGTTGTCAAACAAACATGCTAGATGCTCAGCAGTACTGGGGAAAGTGGCTTTTGAGCACAACTAGGGTTAAGGGTCTTAAGTGACTTGTTGTACTTTGAAGTTATCCACATTTTAATCTGCATTTTGGTCATGCAGCTCTGCTGTCAAGAAAGGAAGCCCTTACTGACTGCATGATGAAGTCAAAAATCATTGCAGGCATGGAAACTTTGGTTTACATTTAGAAAAGattacttttaaaaaacaagTTAAGTTACTGGTTACTGCAaaatgtaatctgattactgtaACTGGTTACCGACAAGGCAGATATATGCGCACtcataaagacagacaaaggCACCGTCCCTTTAGtacacacttagacacacacactccagcccCTCTTGCGTCAAAGGGAGGAAGGCGGGTGATAAACGAAGTAGTATTTATATCTTGGTGCGTCACATAGAATGACGTCCCCAGACTCCTGTCATCTTAAGAGCGCTGCTCTCTGAACTTACAAAACAAGAGCAAAGCTTCTTCCTCCCAGATGAAGTCTCTTCCTACTTTAAAGGCCCACAAATAGAATGTGCTAAGTAGCACCTGTgtctgactgagtgtgtgtgtgtgtgtgtgtgtgtgtgtgtgtgtgtgtgtgtgtgtgtgtgtgtgtgtgtgtgtgtatgttcagaTGCTTTGGTGGTAGACTTCAGAGTGTTAGCAGTGTCACTATACCAATATACAGCAAGCTATTAGCAAGTATAGAGATGTCTTCTTTTACTTAATTTGCATGTTAAAGAGCACTGGTGTCAGACTCAGCTATATTTagtttgcagcttttttttcctgcaaatgaTGATGTATCAAATAAGCAGAGCTGAAAGGAAATGTTTAAAATTCAACCAAACGTGCTTAGTATAGAAAATTATTGATGAAACGGCATTTGTTGGACAAAAATGACTTGGCATGGCTTGATCAACCCCAACACTTTTCTCTGTTGCTTTATAATGCAAATACACGTTctaacatttacacatttttactgCGAAAAAAGACTGTCAAACCGAGCTTGACAGTAACTGCTGGTCTGGCCACCAAAGACACACTAAATAAAAAGACATGGATGTGGGTGTTCTGTgactgacaggaagcagagcaTAACATAACAAAGCTCTTAAGTAAGAACCCAGCACAGTTCaataagaataaaacagaaagtttgaccaaaccaaacaaagttTGTGTTTACTGTAATGGGTTACCAATAGTGAATGCCAGCAAATGGCTtttggaggaggaaaaggagccCTGAtgtctgcagctgcactgacggTGAGCAGACAGCAGGGAACCTGGAGCTCTCTCCTTTTAAGTCACATGTAGTTAAGTGCATTACACTTGCATAAACTATAATGTACTTACATCCCTGGGTTGCCTGGGTGTGAGCGCTATCATGTGGTAACTgaagtgcctgtgtgtgtgagtgtgtttgtatgcgtgtaCAAGCGTCCTTGTGTGAGCACCTTCACTCACATCCCCACTCGATGTGTTTCCTTGCCAGACAGCTTTATTGACTGAGCGTCTCCTAGAGAGCCTCCTGTGGGGCTGCCAGTACCActgagtgtgtctctgtgtgttgcaagATAAAGGCTACTCTCCGAGTGTTGCCTCACAGCAGATGCACAATCATGCAAGTGTTTCATTTTAAGTCTTTCAGCCACATATGTAATGAAGGACAATGAAGGACAAGCTGACTTGGAGAGACAAGCTAATGGGCGGACAGGGAGGGACGCAGGAAGAGACAGGATTGCAAGCAGACAGTGAACGGGGGGGCTAAAGAACAGGCACACCAGTTTGGGATACACACATCCAGAGGCTGCAGAGACACTGAAGTTGATGGACTGCACCAAGGTTGAAAGCTGACATGAAAGTTGAGACGATCCATCCGTTATTTGTGACTAGTTTGGCACGGCGTAGCTCTGTTTTAGTGCATTCGTTTTTCCCGGCTAGTCTCCTAGGGCCTTTTCACCTCATGTTGTCTGGACTTTggatttttcagtttgatctgaACCAAAATTACAGGTGTGAAACCTCCCCTGAAACACAGTCCAGACCAATCCGCTGAACCTTGGTCAGGTGGTCTCAGTCTGGATCGACCTGAAGCATGGTTTGGTTCGTTCCAAGTGTGAGATCATTTTTTAGATGGTTCAGACTTTCGGACCAATTACAGGACGTTCCGGCAGGCTATTGTCAGAacagaaaaagtcaaaaatgaTCCGCAGTAGCACATAGGGAGAGGAGACTGGAATGTGGTCCAATGACGTTATAAAAAGCCAACAGGAAAATACTCGACACTTCTCAGGTATTTTCAGAAAGGATGAAAGAGGGAAGATATGAGAGGACGGGAGAGCGATGCCTTGGTTCAGACGTCGCTTTggactttcaggtgtgaaaaggCCGTCAGTGCCCGACTTTGATCCAGTTAAGTTACTGACTGAAGTAAAGACTGTTTTCAAGAAAGACTTCACACTGGCTATGGTCACTATTCTCGTTTTGTTCAAAAAGGACCACTGAACGTCGGCACGACATACTTGAATCTCTACTGCTAGCTATGTCAGCAAAGGcaaatgcagcagcagtgtgcatttacaaaaatacataggCCATCTGCATGTCATTAAATAACTGCACAATCAGACAAACGTTACAGACCTTGTCCATCAAATGCTTGCTGTACTGTAACGGTCCATGTGAGTATTGTATCTTTTCATTCAGTAAAGTTGACGGGCACACTCTACCTCTCACCCTCTGCCAGGTTGTGAAGGTCGCCGGCAGCAACATCTCCCACAAACTCCGCCTCTCTGCTGTCAAGCCGTCTGACGAGGGCACCTACGAATGCCGCGTCATCGACTTCAGCGACGGCGCAGGCGCCCGCCGACACCGCGTCAGAGCCTACCTGCAGGTGGTGCCGgtgggcggcggcggcgaccACAACGACAACTTCGAAGCCCTGGACGATACCACCAAGAGAGGAGCAGGTAACTTTGGATTCGAGATGAACAGGGATGATGGCGAATCGCACAGCGGCGTGAAAGAGCGCGGTCACGGCCATCACCAGAGCCACGGCAAGCAGCCTTCGTCGTCGGCCCACCACAGCCACGGCCAGCAGCACAAGGCAGGCAGAGAGCTGAGGAAGAGGGATGTGGACGGTAGCCACAGCTCCAGTGACTGCACCAACGAGCCTAGCTGTGTGCTCTAGATGCTGGCTTGTTAGGATTGCATAAATCTTACATGATGTATATACCACAGCACGGAAAGCTATTATTCCCGCACAGGGCAGACCTGTGCACAAATCCAAAAACACACCATTCCCTTGAAATTTACGGCTTTGTCAGAGCACAGAGCTGTAGAGTCCTGGATGAGATGCGCTGGGCGGGAAACGTagctttttttcttgctgtgcaTGGGTCTGGGTTAGACTGCTCATTGTCAATAAAGCCTGGCTTCACGACTTTCAGCAAGGGGCAGACATGCTGATCTGGGCAGCTGCACTGCCTCTGGTCTCAGCACCACCAAAAAGACTCCAGTCTTACTATAACCCCCATCTGTTCCACTCTTGTATTTTAGATACTGTAAATCACAGTCCCGCTTTCACTCATACCTCCTTCACTGCCTTATAATCTCCTCTGATACACCCTCAAGACAAATGAGTATCAAACTGTACCTTTCTTGGTTTTCCACCCAGTAAACAAAAATGTTCCTTCTTTTCTGAGAGTGCACAGAAAGAAACTCCAGAAATGTTTCACTTCTTTTTGGTGTGAAGTCCTATCTGTCCAACTACACCAGCTTCATCGTTCCTTTTTGTGAATTGAAATAACTGAATTACAGTGCACCCAAAGTTCAGCACATTCTTCCAGTTTTAATAAATCCACCATATAGAAGAAGAGAACGTATTCTCTCTTCATCTGTGGTTTCAGAAAATCAGTGATCATCAAGGGCCAGTTGACACCTCAAAAAAGTTCACGTCAGTACAGTTGCTGCCATGGTAGACACTCCCTTCCTCCTGCATTAGTGCTGCAGGATTTTCCAAACAGTTCCTCTTGGATAGGACAACAGTACAGCAGTAATGCAGCAAGCATGTGGGACTTGTAGGACTTGTTCAACAGGCACACTGGTAGACCATTTAGACTAAAACATCATGGCCTGGATTTTCCACTGAGCACCAAGAATTGGTCGTTAGCTCCATGTTCAGAAGAACAGCAAATCAGATTTTTCTCACCTCCTCGGCCACAGATTTGATCAGTTCACAGCCAGTTCAGTCTGAAATATCAACTGTGTAGTTACCAGGGTTCCCACGCTTCTGAGGAAATCATGTTCTAGGATTTTTCAAAGGACATATCCAGTGCTTTATGTACATGTTAACTTACTCACAGAAGGTCAGCGATTAATCACCACAGCAGTTTTGGGTGTTTTTGACCCATTTAACATTCCGTACATAAGACACTGCACTATGCCAACATTTAACTGGGAATGAATAGGCACTTGGTATGAATATCTATTATTTTCCAAGATCTCACTAACATCTCCAGGATATTttatcagttttcaaatttcCCAAATGTTCGCCATGACTGGAAAGTTAGTCTATAAATTTCCATGTTTTCCAGGATGCATGGGAATGTGGGAATTCCACAGCCATGACAAGATCAAATCTGTGCCAAGAGTTACAGCTTAGATTTTGCGTGCCTCTCAATCCGTTTCGTGTCTGACTGTAAGTCAGGAGAAGAAATGCGGTCTTAGTGCATGATGGGATTTTTGTTGgttgttattttctttcttgGGAAGAGCAGTCCTGAACTCCTATCCCAACTTGACTCCCTGTTGCTCTGTCCCAGTCCCCATCAATCATTGAAAAGGCCTCAATCGTCTCCACTATAAGCCTCTAAGTCACGCTGTATATATTACtgtataaaattaaataaaatgactgcATGTTCAATAACGTTTTCTTAAATAAATTTTCAACCATACAGACAGTGTGTTGCTTACAGATATATTTTTTGCCGTTTCTTTGTCAATTATCCGTTTGGTTTGTTCAGATCCATCACGACCCTCTTCTGTCCTGTATATCTTTTTCTATTATAGAAGTTGAATAGAGAAAACGTCTTTTTCAAAGTGCAGTTTTCTGTTGCTCTACTGCTCTTTATAAGTGCTGCACAGACAGATGAATGACACATTGTCTTCACAGCTGCTCTGAAGGGGTTTCCCAAAAGTATCTTAGTATTTTAGCAGTGTTTCTTTTACCTCTGGGTGTCATGAGTGCTaccacattttaaaaagccCGGAACCTGGGATGAGATGAATTTTAACTGGGTTTGGGACctggtgtgaaaatgttgaaGAGGATGTGCATCAAATtactctctgctctgttttaagTCAATGAATATGTCTTTGCTTAGATGCTTGTGTGAAGCCCGGCCCTTGTCTGTAAAGCTGTGGGGAGCTTATGAGGAAATGCATAGTGGAGATACTGC is part of the Myripristis murdjan chromosome 7, fMyrMur1.1, whole genome shotgun sequence genome and harbors:
- the vstm2la gene encoding V-set and transmembrane domain-containing protein 2-like protein, whose product is MGAFRMLLGSLHYMGLYLQLSTSTRQAGHTEIENHISGNAVFTEVPHDMTAQRGQDVEMACSFRGAGTPSYSLEIQWWYIRNHRDWTDSQPWTTNEVAPEEEMPKDATKISVVKVAGSNISHKLRLSAVKPSDEGTYECRVIDFSDGAGARRHRVRAYLQVVPVGGGGDHNDNFEALDDTTKRGAGNFGFEMNRDDGESHSGVKERGHGHHQSHGKQPSSSAHHSHGQQHKAGRELRKRDVDGSHSSSDCTNEPSCVL